The Microplitis mediator isolate UGA2020A chromosome 4, iyMicMedi2.1, whole genome shotgun sequence nucleotide sequence aaaaaaaaatgagagttttcatttttttatctctttatAGTAATAAAGAATAACGTCATTGGAATAGAAGccaagttataaaaattaagtggAACAGTTGTATATACGTAATGACATCTATTTAGAGGAATGGTTAATTGCCATTTTCTATCAACTAATTTCTCTAAAATAAGGAATTTTTATAGGTgtgttttgtaataataataataacaataataaaagtatcttGCGTGACAAAAAGTGAGTATGCTAGGgacaatatttatatagataataattatctgCGTATCACATAAACTAGTCACTGTAGGTATCATCATCTTAAACACACGTCCTCATGTCACGCTCTGAATAATCTTCTGATATACATTTACTACTCTGATAATAACTATTAAGGCCTGTCTTGTTTTGACTCGTCACTTATTTACTCTAGTACTCTCCATCCTCCCCATACactgttgttattataattattttaagtatatAGTTGTGTACACAATACGGTGcacaatgaaaaatattatttaactgaATGAAAATccatcatatttatttaattcgagAGGTTCAACTCCTCCTCCCACAACCACCATCACCAAGACAATTTAAATctttaatgttaattatttttaaatacaatatatatatatatactttgtCCATAATAACTAAgagtttaaaaagttttacttGTTCAACTTTAATGGCAATTTTCAcacaatcattttttaattttacatagataaataaataaataaatatattcttaGAGAAAcgattgttaaaaaaaatttacttattcttatgtatgaaaaattaattcagtTTCATGTCTAAAATAAACTTTCAGAGAAATACTTGATATAATATCTCAACAGTAGAACAAAATAATCATGTGGCTCTCATTCTCATATAAATTCCATGGAatccttttaaataaataaataaaatctctaatattattgaaataaaaaaaactacctCATAACTGAGATTTCGgttgttcattaaaaaattatattctaaGACAACAAtactatagaaaaaaaaataaaatatcttgatattctataataatttaaaaaacgataaattaatgTGATAAATaccttttaataattttgatccaCGCAatcaagtaaatttaaaagtttcacttaaaagattaattattatcaagtaTAACACAACTgcaataaaaagttaatttagaaaatgacagttttttgtatttttattttgtttataatacgAATCAACTTCTGGTGTATAGTCGTAAGTCGTGAGTAGTCGCGGGTTAACTGACTTTATTCTTGACTGTTACTGAAATACTGACACAACAGAACAGACAACTAAGTAGTAAGACTAGTAAGTATAAGTACCGGTGGTACCGGTGTAAATGTAAAACCACCTGCATGGTAAAGCCTTACCCGCCTTACCTTACTTTACATCGAGTATTATCGGCTCGACTCGACTCGTCTCGGCTATCTAACAGGGATGAGTCATGTGTAGATGGAggggaaataaaataaaattactattaacttaaatttataagacgcgcctttacttattatttctttattattggatcttataataaaaaatgaacttttgttatatttattgtaatataaaatttaacttttttctaaataataaataatatattcaaagtttagattttttaattttattattaataaatatcctCTGAATATAATTACTTATACAAATTTTCAGATAACAATTAtcgcttattttttttttatttttgtatgcattatatatatatatatatttatgatagtGTTAGCTGATGATAATGTAGAACTTGAACTTACCCATCATAGATAACAATAACATCTTGGTAATGGAAATCGACGCATTGATTACATCGACTGCTGTTGCTAGTActactgctgctgctgatgCTGCATCGTGAAAAAGTACTATCATGGTAAATTTCTTTAGATTTTTCtctttcttcttctttttctaggttttttctatttatttttctcacacTATCCCACgttctattaattaaattaaaaaagtaaatttttttacgtggcTCGCATCGCTGTGATGATGAGAAATTACccattggttttttttttttttcataaatcaaACAGTAGCTTCACTCACAGAATATAAGATTGGTATTTTGTAAAATGTTATACAGTAACAAAAATTATCGATGGTGATGGTCGTGGTGGTGACAAAGCTCTATTTGTACTCCAACTGTACACTGTTTTgttttgatattattatatatgtctatacgGTCTATACGGTCGGTACACTGTAAATACACGCGCCTTTATTAACGGTTTACCAGCACCGCCAGTACCAGATTTCTTACACTGCTCTTGCACTGAGGCCATTAAGATAAAAAAGGcattacattatttattttctgggCCGTCTTAGATTTCCAATACTCGTATCCTACAATTTTTCTATTAACTAAATACTCAACAAACATATAAAACTGACCGTTCTTTTTATTACgtgagttttgaatttttaattatcttattgtgaatttattatcaacatcTCCGACTCCGCACTAACTTTTGTCTAATGTCTAATTTCATCGCTGATGTTACCCATATTGTTGTTTTAATggctaatttttaatattcattgatttattgtattatatattaagaataacaaaaaaaaaaaccgtgaaTTTGACCTACTGAGCTGCATTTTGCACAGCACCAAATGCATATACATGATACATATCCGTTAATCAACCTAAATTGAATATATCCATATGTATATACTTGTATATTTTGTCTTAATTttacaatgaaaataatttctgtccccacaaaattatattttttcctactattaaaattaaataattaaacacaCTGTACTACacaatttaaaacaattacctttgaaattaaattaaaataactactaatatagtttttatagttgtaataataaatatcactgatcaataaaaattagtgaatctaaaaaatgaatgttaaatataattatattaaatttaaacgagTCTAAAGAAGTTAACTGTCTGCTGTCTGCTGTCTACGGTATACTAGAGTGCACTTGATGTCTTGGTTGGTTTTGGTCTTGGTACATAACTGCTTGGCTGGTTAGTAACCGTGAGGTGAAGATGTGTTGTTTGCATCATATCACGTGTATCGTCCAAACTCCCCAGACTCCAGTCTCGAAACATAACATATACATGTACTTATGTGCAACACTTGTAGtgtcatatacatatactgaATTAATAAACAACTAGATCCATTAAgcaatatatacaaaaaacaacctatattaattaactaaactaacaataaaaatcttattattaaataattaaataagccTGTATAgagttattattaaataaatgtattgttCTAGCTAAAATAAATCTgttcggaaaaaaaatcactttactTATCAGATGGTATATTTGTcgacaataattatttcgacTCATTTTCTTTATGATATACAGAAAGAGAATATAAAATGAGGTTTGCGGTCACAATCATATTTTACATCTCGAATTTACCGttgttgtatttaattatctacaagttttttttttttttttaaacttgttgaaattatttgaattgccGGTTTTTTAAAATGGCGAGATTACGCTTGCGCATAATTGTTAAATGgcctttcttttttttaaatttattaataactgaTGGCTGATGGCACACCCCATTGATACCAACCATCAGAGGACTAGATTGTAAGACAGCATGTATTTGTGTTTAACTGTTGATAAAAAAGAAACTTGACAACATACTTATATACATAAGCAGTAATAACACTACAGTAGCGCTCCGGCAGGACTATGAGTTTATATGGTATTTATTGTATAATCCAGAAAGCAGAGACAAAAAGGAAACCGCACCTAAATAATAACGTTAAGACGTTAACACCCTTAACACCTAACTATAACAAGATGGCGCgctatttctattaaatttataatatatacatatgtatatataatttataactgtgctggacaattaaatattttaaaaaaaaataattgaataaatgaaaataggCAGTACGTTATGTTAGTgcttgtataaaaaaattaaaaagtaatatcaCAGATTGTAATTTATTCAACTTTAGTGAGTTttcctaataataataagttttagTTGTTTACAGtaactttaaattaataattaataccatatataaaatatataaaaaattgaaagtgtGTGTTCGAGTTTTCAGTGTCTGTATTGCTGTATTGTTGTGTTGTTAACCTTAACTTAACAAAGCTAAGATGGCGTCAACAGAGCAAATAGGATCCAACAAAACATGGGAATTATCATTATACGAATTACATCGTATATCACAAGATGCTATTACTGATAATACTGAAATAGCAGTTAGTCCAAGAAGTCTACATAGTGAATTAATGTGCCCTATTTGTTTGGAtatgttgaaaaaaacaatgacAACAAAGGAATGTTTACACCGATTTTGCTCTGACTGTATAATTACAGCTTTACGAAGTGGCAATAaggtttaataataataataataataataataatacattttttattaacttatttacaatcatttttatgttcatttttttattatattaatattttttttttcaggaatgTCCaacatgtagaaaaaaattagtatctaaAAGATCGTTAAGACCTGatccaaattttgatttattgatatcaaaaatttatccaaGTCGTGATGAGTATGAGGCTCACCAGGAACGAGTGTTAGCTAAATTAAATAAGTCACATTCTCAAGCAGCTTTAGTTAATTCAATAACCGAAGGTATTAAATTACAAAGCCAAAATAGACCACAAAGATCTAGAAGAGCAGCCAATGAATCAGAAAATAGCAATAATGCAACAAATTATTCtaccaacaacaacaatactagcggcaataataataacaacaacaacaacaataataataataataatagtaatagtatcaacaataacaacaacaatagtaataataataataacaataacaataacaataatagtaacaACAACACCAACAATAATATGTCTTCGAATGTAAGCGCACCCACTACTCCAAATCCAGTTAACAATATTGTTACCAATCAAAGTGACTCATCTCAAGGTGCAAcagcattaaataataataatagtaataataataacaacaacaataacaatattaGTAATGCGGGTGGAactaattcaaattcaaattcaatgaataatattttacaagcaGCAAATAGTCCAGCAATTTCTggtaataaatgattaaatataatattgagaaaatgataataacatttaaaaaaaaaaaaaaatgttttataaatatatatatatatttataggtaCAACCTCAAGAAATTCAACAACACCATCCCCAAATCCAGCTAATCAAATTCCTAAACCAGCAAAACGTCAAAAAAGTCTACAAAATTCGGAAAATGATTCATCAAGTGCCGAAGCTGAAACTGGTGGTGGTGATTCAATGGTTGATACAGAGGGAGAAGGACCTACTGAGCCTTTAATGCTCAATGAAATTGAATTGGTATTTAAACCACATCCTATTGAAATGGCTGGTGATAATTCACTTATTAAAGCACTTAAAGAAAATAGTATTCGCTATATTAAAACAACCGCTAACGCAACTGGtatatacttattttattttattttataacattatacaataatatttcatttattaaaattttaatgttattattattatttttttattttttcagttgaTCATTTAAGTAAATACTTGGCAATGCGATTGACATTAGATCTAGATACAGAACTACCAGAATCTgatagattattaaatttttgcattTATATTGCACCTCAACCTGGCCAGTACATAGTTCTAAGTGGCGCACAGACTTTACGCCaagttaatgataaattttggaaAGTTAATCGACCATTAGAAATGTATTACTCTTGGAAAAAAACCTAGGGAAAACCTCGTCAACTAGTGTTGGACGCAAGCTAGTCATTAAACGCGTctcttgataaatttaaacaaagttaatttagattattacttgtaacttaaaatttatcaatccattttattctattaaacattaattatcaattattattattaattacattggtttattaattgtaatttatttttttaagttattgtattttattaaaaatatatcgtagatttaaatatgtatactTGGACAAGATTAAAGTCATTAATTCACATACTATTGGaataatgaatatatatatttatatatattattaattaaatttagaataaataaaaataagtaaacatatgtaaatatatattacgaGCAACATAAACTTTGATTGGATTaacgtaaatatttataaattaattttcttttatttacaaaacaaaatatatatttttgtgaaaCTAAAACtactgaaattaatttattttatcgttaAAATCATGTTATATTATTCTCATTATAAGTAATCAAGTATTTTCTAATagtcttaaatatttaatcagcaatcattatttaaaaacatgaACATggtattactattttttgtttaaaaattaataaaattacacgaaaaaaaaatgcttatgtatatttgataattattagttgaataaaagtcttatgagaaaattttcaaattatttactagAATAGTAAGTTATGTGTGTATAATGTCTACAAAAAGAATAAGAATAGAGctgttgatatttatattgttgCTAATTGCCATACCctctgattaagaaaaaagatTCATTCCATGttaagtgtatatctatatattagtcgattcaaattgttttaaatcatttttcttaatcagggccATATGATGACAGcatatatacaaatttttatttaatcatattaattaaaaatattgtaccACATGAATATaacgaaaaataattgtttatttttttgtttgtatgttggttaaaaataacaataattaatactgaatgagtatttgttattataattgtaattgtataatataaataataagcaagttttagatatatacataatttataagtaatgatctatttttttctaattattataaatcattttttaaaatttaagaacACATCGGACGGGTTCGGGAAACTTCGGTAATGTGAGCACTAGATACACACTTATGGCTTTTAGTTGATGTTGATTTTAAATCCTTTTCAACGCGGCAGGCATCTAAATTCAGTCGCACTGTCTGGTACTGTCCAGTACTGTCAGTAGTCTCAGTTGGTCTCAGTACAGAGACTACAGCACATACAGACAGAGTACAGAGAGGTTCAGTCTTTAATGCGCAATCgcttaaaaattaacttttattttatcatttttatttcataaatatataaatatataaatattcaattaccTTTCATTAATTCTTCATTAAGTGCtacataaatatttctttaaaacaattttttttggacaattttttttttttttcagttttttttttcttgtttttattttaaaaatttaaaaatgaattcaattTTAAGGTGAGTAATTGTacagtgtttttttttattaaacagactaaattttaaattataaattttattatatatagtataaaaaaaattaaacattaattaactaaaatacaatttattttgtcgaattttttatctgataaataataaaataaacatttcagttaaaacagtaaaaatgtaaaatcttaatacatataagaaaaaaaaacatacccACACACGAAAAAATGCATactatattttatgtaaataaaataaaaaatttattgattcttacggtcttttttcgttggttttgtTGTATATAGCTTgtttaatctttttttctcGCTtcgtacataattttattgctagtttatatgaataaacatataaaattgactGAATACGATGAAATTATTATGTACTTTAAAACAAAATCGtaccaaaattttattgttactcTTTTATAATACACAGCAATGTGTTAactagatttaaaatttaaatcgaaatagTTATAGGATAATTTTAACGGCAAGAAATATTCAAAGTATAGTGTGTATTAATTATgttgcataaaataaataaaaaattataaaaattagagataatttaaattcattttttatttatatatttgtattatttaatgtaatcAATATCTtaatcatgaaaataaataaacaaagcgAGTTTATTAAAAGTATAGGTATTTGCATGTAtaatattacttaaaaaaGTGAGTGTGAGGGTCGCCTACGCGTTTAAAAGATCTACCTAagcgtatatatatatttcgcGATTATTATAATACTCACGTTGTAAGTAATGTTAGTCACGTGACCAATGAGAAtagtagagaataaaaaagggcAAAAGGGACTCGAATAAGAAGCTACTCCGATGTGATCGGACCATcacttgtatatatatgtacatgtatatagagataaaagattttttttgcttGCTCTGGTAAGCGTAATGCTTTAAATAAAGGGCTTTGCTTTTGCCTAAACACACTTATACAcacttacacacac carries:
- the LOC130666701 gene encoding E3 ubiquitin-protein ligase RING1 translates to MASTEQIGSNKTWELSLYELHRISQDAITDNTEIAVSPRSLHSELMCPICLDMLKKTMTTKECLHRFCSDCIITALRSGNKECPTCRKKLVSKRSLRPDPNFDLLISKIYPSRDEYEAHQERVLAKLNKSHSQAALVNSITEGIKLQSQNRPQRSRRAANESENSNNATNYSTNNNNTSGNNNNNNNNNNNNNNSNSINNNNNNSNNNNNNNNNNNSNNNTNNNMSSNVSAPTTPNPVNNIVTNQSDSSQGATALNNNNSNNNNNNNNNISNAGGTNSNSNSMNNILQAANSPAISGTTSRNSTTPSPNPANQIPKPAKRQKSLQNSENDSSSAEAETGGGDSMVDTEGEGPTEPLMLNEIELVFKPHPIEMAGDNSLIKALKENSIRYIKTTANATVDHLSKYLAMRLTLDLDTELPESDRLLNFCIYIAPQPGQYIVLSGAQTLRQVNDKFWKVNRPLEMYYSWKKT